The Skermanella rosea sequence GGTCGTCATGATGGCCAAGGAATCGGTCAACCGCTCCTACGAGACCACCCTGGAGGAGGGGATCCGGTTCGAGCGCCGCCTGTTCCATTCCACCTTCGCGACCGAGGACCAGAAGGAAGGGATGGCCGCCTTCGCCGAGAAGCGCGAAGCCAACTTCAAGAACCGCTGAAATCCCGGCAAGGGGAGGGCCGGGGCGGGAGAAAAGCGACTCTCCCGCCTTGACTCTCCGAGCGGGTGCCCCCTATAAAGCGCGCTCGCATTCGGCACAGGTGTGTCCGCAGAAGGTTTAGTTATGGCCAATCACAAGTCCGCAGAAAAACGTATCCGCCAGACCGAGCGGCGCACCGCCGTGAATCGCGCGCGGGTCAGCCGCATCCGTACCTTCGTCAAGAAGGTCGAGACCGCCATCGCGACCGGCGACAAGTCCGCCGCCGCCGAGGCCTTCAAGGAAGCCCAGCCCGAGCTGATGCGCGGCGTCTCCAAGGGCGTGCTGCATCGCAACACGGTCTCGCGCAAGCTGTCGCGGCTGTCTTCCCGCATCAAGGCTCTCTGAGCCTCCTCGC is a genomic window containing:
- the rpsT gene encoding 30S ribosomal protein S20 produces the protein MANHKSAEKRIRQTERRTAVNRARVSRIRTFVKKVETAIATGDKSAAAEAFKEAQPELMRGVSKGVLHRNTVSRKLSRLSSRIKAL